One Acidobacteriaceae bacterium genomic region harbors:
- a CDS encoding class I SAM-dependent methyltransferase, which produces MGLFRKKLKQEHKVMLQHDRAGGVLQPEYHRATPECPHPEQWSMFDSMTAELEVLELLATLVTTLKPQLIVETGSFLGVSTEWIARGLDRNASSGSPAGKIISCEYDPVVFARAKERFATSPLAKYIDLRNESSLEMHVDGTIDLLFSDSDPDLREAEVKRFLPQMNPNGLIVIHDASSHLKTVRDAAKKLEREGLISVLLLPTPRGLVLAQPKAALR; this is translated from the coding sequence ATGGGCCTGTTCCGCAAAAAGCTGAAGCAGGAGCACAAGGTGATGCTGCAGCACGACCGCGCAGGCGGCGTGCTGCAGCCCGAATATCACCGCGCCACGCCGGAGTGCCCGCACCCCGAGCAGTGGTCGATGTTTGACTCCATGACCGCCGAGCTCGAAGTGCTGGAGCTGCTCGCCACGCTGGTCACCACGCTGAAGCCGCAGCTCATCGTCGAGACCGGAAGCTTCCTCGGCGTTTCGACAGAGTGGATCGCACGCGGCCTCGATCGCAACGCAAGCAGCGGTTCACCCGCAGGCAAGATCATCAGTTGCGAGTACGACCCCGTCGTCTTTGCGCGTGCCAAGGAACGCTTTGCGACAAGCCCCCTCGCAAAGTACATCGACCTCCGCAACGAGAGCTCGCTTGAGATGCACGTCGACGGCACCATCGATCTGCTGTTCTCGGACTCCGACCCCGATCTGCGCGAGGCGGAAGTAAAGCGCTTTCTCCCGCAGATGAATCCCAACGGTCTCATCGTGATTCACGATGCGAGCTCACACCTGAAGACCGTTCGCGACGCAGCGAAGAAGCTCGAGCGCGAAGGCCTGATCTCCGTACTGCTGCTGCCGACGCCTCGCGGCCTCGTGCTCGCGCAACCAAAAGCCGCTCTGAGATAG